A genomic stretch from Xiphophorus maculatus strain JP 163 A chromosome 14, X_maculatus-5.0-male, whole genome shotgun sequence includes:
- the cideb gene encoding cell death activator CIDE-B, giving the protein MDTTSSFFKSMTKRVWSPPQRPFRICCNRRETKKGVTAGTLEELKERVCQALLLAISAASVYLVCEEDGTEVDSDEFLMTLPDNTVLMVLEPGQTWKPQAGAVVLRNHDKPRTGRDIARVTFDLYKINPKDVFGSLSVKATFQGLYSVSADFQCLGPKKVLREVLRFASTLLQTAGHLLITSASMIRRVIEGTELWQPQRAEYAATWH; this is encoded by the exons gtcTATGACAAAGCGGGTCTGGTCCCCGCCCCAGCGACCTTTCAGAATCTGTTGTAACAGAAGGGAGACCAAGAAAGGGGTCACTGCAGGaaccctggaggagctgaaagagAGG GTGTGCCAGGCTTTGTTGCTGGCCATTTCTGCAGCATCTGTGTACCTGGTTTGTGAGGAGGACGGTACAGAGGTGGACTCTGATGAGTTCCTCATGACCTTACCGGACAACACCGTGCTCATGGTCCTAGAACCAGGACAGACATGGAAACCGCAAGCA GGTGCAGTTGTGCTAAGAAACCACGACAAGCCTCGCACCGGCAGAGACATAGCACGAGTCACCTTTGACCTTTACAAGATAAACCCGAAGGATGTGTTTGGCTCGCTGAGTGTGAAGGCCACGTTCCAAGGCCTGTACTCTGTGAGCGCCGACTTTCAGTGTCTGGGGCCCAAGAAGGTCCTCAG AGAAGTGCTGCGCTTCGCCTCCACCCTCCTTCAGACCGCTGGGCACCTGCTTATCACCTCTGCATCCATGATCCGCCGCGTCATCGAAGGCACTGAGCTCTGGCAACCGCAGAGGGCCGAGTACGCAGCCACCTGGCATTAA